A region of the Mycoplasma capricolum subsp. capricolum ATCC 27343 genome:
TTTTACCAATTATTATTGATTTTTGTGACTGTCTTTCAACAATAATAGCTGCACTAATGTTCATTTCAGTTTCATTTTGTTCTAAATGTTCTACTAAAACTGCAACACTATGAGGTACTTCTTGACCTGTTTTTAATAAAATATTTTCTCTAATAATTTCTTTTATCATAAAGCGATCTGATTGATCAGTTAAAATATCATCATCATAAAATTGATAATCATTATCTGATAAATTATTTACAATTAATTCTAATAATTTTTCAATATTTAAATTAGTTAGAGAACTTGTAATAATAATTTCATCAAATTGGTCTTGATAAGCACTTCATTCTTTTGCTTTTAAAATTAATTGCTCTTTTGTAACATTATCAGCTTTAGTTATTACTAAAATTTTAAAAACATCTAGGTTTTTTATTTGTTTTAATAAAAATAAATCATTTTTTCCAATAACTTCATCACTTGGAGCTAAAAACAAAATTACATCAACATCTTTTGTTGATTTTAAAGCACTTGTATTTAAAAATTTATCTAATTGTTTTTTTGTAGTATGAACTCCTGGTGTATCAATAAAAACAATTTGATATTTATCTTTTTTAGTTAAAATTCCTCTAATATTATTTCTTGTGGTTTGTGGTTTATTTGTAACTATTGAAATTTTTTCTCCAATAAGTTTGTTTAGTAAAGTTGATTTTCCAACGTTTGGTCTACCAATAATACTTACAAATCCAGATTTAAATTTATTCATTTTTAATTACTTTCTAAATAGTCTTCTTCATTAAATTTAATTATATACACTAAGTTGTTTAGTTTTAAAATTTGATCTTGTAAGTCAAACATAATTTTTTCATCATCTAAATTTTCATGATCATAACCTAATAAGTGTAAAAAACCATGAACAAATAAAAACCCCATTTCTGAATTTAAATCGTGATTATATTTAATAGCTTTTCTTTTAGCTTCACTTAAATTAATAAACATATCACCTAATTCTCTAAATCCAATTGCTTTAATTTCATTTTCAGTCATTTCTACTGGAAAAGAAGTAACATCAGCAATATAAGAATGATTACGATATTGTTGATTAATTTGTTGAGCTTTTAAATCATCAACAAACGTAATGCTTAATTCAATATCATAATTAAAATTAAAATAATTATAAGCAATTTTTAAAATTTTATTAGCAAACTTTTTTCAAGAATTCATATTAACATCAGTATCATTAAAATAATTTATTTTTAACATTTTTTTTAATCCTTACTAATTAGATTATACTTGATATCATTACTTGTTAGTATTAGTGAACTATTTGAATAACTTCTAAATAAATCTAAAACTAAACCAATATCTTTTTTATCTATAATTTCAAAATTATCATTAAATAATAAATATTTATAATCTAAATAAAAGATTCTTAATAGTTTAATAAATTCTTGTTCAAGTTTACTAACATTTTCTAAATTAATGACTTTAACTAAATTAATTTGATATTTTTTTATAATAGTTTGAATTAATTCATGATTAAAAACATTTAGTTCAGATTGATTAATAATAATGTTTTGTAAAATTGTTGTGTATTTAATTTCAAGATTATCTAAATGACAAATATGTTTATTTAAACTAAACTTAGAAATATCTTTAATATTTACATTGTTTATTAAAATCAAAATATCTTCTGAACTATTTTTATTTTTAATAAAAGTTTTAAGATCATAATCACTAGATAAATAATTGATTTTTTGATCTAAATTAATTTGACAATTAGTTAAAAGATTTTTAATTTGAATATTATTAATTTCATTTAATCTTAAATGATTATTAGTTATTTTGTAATTATTAAATTTAATTAATAGTTGTTTGTATTTAATAAAATTTTGTAAAAAGTAAACAAGCTTTTTTAAATCACTTGTGTGAATTGCTTTAAATAAAATAATAATTAATAAAATGCTAAATTCTATATAATTAAACTTTAATAAAT
Encoded here:
- the era gene encoding GTPase Era; the protein is MNKFKSGFVSIIGRPNVGKSTLLNKLIGEKISIVTNKPQTTRNNIRGILTKKDKYQIVFIDTPGVHTTKKQLDKFLNTSALKSTKDVDVILFLAPSDEVIGKNDLFLLKQIKNLDVFKILVITKADNVTKEQLILKAKEWSAYQDQFDEIIITSSLTNLNIEKLLELIVNNLSDNDYQFYDDDILTDQSDRFMIKEIIRENILLKTGQEVPHSVAVLVEHLEQNETEMNISAAIIVERQSQKSIIIGKKGVKISDIRYKSKKQIQTLFKKHINLELFVKVQENWRNSPSLIKKMGYNKDQY
- the ybeY gene encoding rRNA maturation RNase YbeY, whose translation is MLKINYFNDTDVNMNSWKKFANKILKIAYNYFNFNYDIELSITFVDDLKAQQINQQYRNHSYIADVTSFPVEMTENEIKAIGFRELGDMFINLSEAKRKAIKYNHDLNSEMGFLFVHGFLHLLGYDHENLDDEKIMFDLQDQILKLNNLVYIIKFNEEDYLESN